The Panicum virgatum strain AP13 chromosome 3N, P.virgatum_v5, whole genome shotgun sequence genome includes the window ccggcctctTGATAGACCGGCGGGGAATCCGCACCTGTTGCCGCGTCGCCACCACCCGGAAGGTgggcctcggcatccgaggcatcctcctcctcgtccgaggactcgggtgtggcAGGCCGCGGCTTTCCCTCTGCGCGAGCGattttgcacgccttgtcgtgcttcgccttcctcttcctcttcctctcagcGGCAGCCTCCGCCACTTCCTTCCGCTTCTTCACCACCTCCGCGTGAAAGCGGTTGATCTCACGTTCCTCCGGGATCGGAGGCCTCGAGAGGTGGCACCTATGGCTCACCCCCTGCAAGACGCAATCAAATCGAAGTCAGGAAGCAGGAAGGGGAAAGGAATAACACAAATCGACGACGGATCGAAATTGAGACTTACCAATGAAAGGAACCCcagctcggggcgcatcttgatctcccagagatcgGCTGCGTCGTTGgagaactccgccaccgcattcCTTGCCCTCCGGACAGCGATGCCTCGAGGGAGCAATACCGTCGACGTCCTCGACCCCGAGGCCGGAACCCCGGGGGTGAGGCCAAAGATCGGCAGGCTTCTCTCCGtcagaggaatcaccctctgccggtggaagtttgcgacgacggcagccgccgtcaaccccttcctcacCAGGTGCACCAGCGCCTCGGTGAGGATCTCGAGCCTGGCTTGGcgcgctgggggcgacaccccccagtcccactggGCTGGTCTCTCCCaaagcaccttgttggtgaaggcCGGGAGCTTGTTGCCAAAATTGCTCAGGTAGAACCACCCAcgagtccacccggcgttgttggTGGTCATCTTGTTCGAGATATACAAGTTCTTCCGGCTCGAGCATAGATGGAGCATCAAGCCTCCGGCGCGCGTGAACCTCTTCGGCTGCCCCTCACGTTCTCGACAAAGAGCTCACTGCAGAAGaggtggatccacagatcccagtgggcttcgatCCCCAAGtatccctcgcagacggcgacgaagaccgccgcctgcgagatggaattggggccgaagttgtgcagctccgctccataCTACTCGCATAAGGCCCATatgaacctgctgacggggacgccgaatccccgctcgtgcagGCGCACGatgctcacgacgtagccttcggggggggggggggttggctctgtctcctccggccgcggggcaaTCCATGCCGGCCGCTCCGGGTTGACGTTCATTGGTAGCAGCCGGTCGGTCGCTAGCTGCTCCAGAACTGCCTccgtggcggaggacttcccccacggcactGGCTCCCGGATATCCGACATGGCTTCGAACTACGGGAAGGTGTGGGAAGGCAATCTTTGTGGTGCCCAAGGTatgctctcgctctctccttcttcttcctctcgctcttggctatgggctcaggatgcaggggaggcgaagaAGGCAAGAGAGAttaaggcaaatggccaggtgagcccaagcAGTCCCCCTTCTCTCGCTTTTATTTCACCACGGCGCACGGATACGCTGCCACGGCCCGAATccgccgcattcaatgcggtagatttagcCGTCGCTGACGGATGGGTCCCACGACCgcagagtctcccacgcgcgcactcggCAATAATTATGGCGCGGTAATCAACAGGCGCGGCGAGACTGTTGCGCTATTTCATCCGTTAGCCgctgcccacgccgcttcgtctacccgaggtagccgcctgaaaaggcgcgcccgcaccgtaCCGCACGAATTGGGCCACGTTGCCCACGACCAGCAGAAGACCCGCGCACACGGCTAGCGACTCCGCGCCGCTTGCGAACCGTGATGGAATATTCCTTTcgggggctcttcaccctcgagGGAATCTTATtctgaggccttactgatcaggggttcgaagcctggcctgtcgagggttcgacaggcaccccagatcgccagagtcagggactgcatggacgtgtcgtacaagctaccctcaaacgcggagttcgagacgtcctacgtagtgttcaaggccagtcgagggtgcctagcagggggatcccatcgagggagagcattgagccctcggaccctatcgaatgggtccgagccccgcctagcgaacctttgtgagcgctttatgtgatgtgtccatggaccacgagccgacccttatcgaacggggcacggacgtccacttgaactactcgataacagctcaccgaagcagccatagctcgcggcccgggcatgggtagcatggtacgcttcacccctcctccctgcggaagggcgatgaGGGCCGTaaccaaagtcgagggttccctgaaCGCCTTTACGTAGgtcggggctcgggggctcctcgcacaccgcggctcaggccgcaccctcgaataggTCGACGACCGTCGATTGAGAAGTTCCGTGTGTCTAACCAAAACCCCTACTATTGACGCACGCCTGCCTGATGGTTAAGTTGGATACTGGGTCGCTATGCCAGCACTAagaatgccgagggcggctgaaagagtgccgatgccggctgaaaagacgctggacggccaccccagtgaagcaaccaagcgaggcgacgtttatagcccttggacgagtacaaacactcctccaaggcctcgggggctacacccgcgggtgcgctgacgtgcccccacggaggaaacttcacataTTCGAGGACCGAAATCTCCTGCAGGGGTGGCACCCACTCATACACTTTCAGTCGTCCTCTCCGCGATGGCtaaggagacttcattgctctttacaaacaaagattacaaagggctgCCAGCTTAAAGCCATCAAAAAGTACAAACgcgttgccacctgcgtggcaattttccctatcttggggaggagcgagcgacgaagaaaagcaccgagcccctggctggcgcgacggccaggctgctagggatgcgaggaacagcccccagaccgcaTGGGTCCAGCAGGATGCTCTCcttgcaagctttcttctagcatctcctccaccgaagaccatgcggggggtcgagctggcggacatcACCCTTCACatcgtctccccgagagcaaccttgtcgccaggGGGGACGgtgcgaagaacagccaccaaacctggcaccaacgccatggtcaggcatctccatcccccttcaggctaggggacatcgcagaagcaggaccccacgggcccaatgctcttctgctagtcccactgaagctaagggatggtgcgcacacCCTCTTCGGCTTTCCCCCgtcgctcgcaagcattcttctaacaccagagcctaaaaaagccaggccgccccatctgggggccgatcacgaaaggcaaaggaaaacattacgagACTTAGGTGATGCTAGAAGTaggagcagggaagttggagaggaaagggagtctcacgacccctatttatagctgcgccggtcaccaagcttcaagcctgtcgaagggcgaaggctcggaccgcccgtgacggcgcggcCCTCCACGAGCGAAAGATACCCTCGGTCACCATGCCGAGACGCGTCGCGACAAAGCAAAACTGAGCCCTTGGACTCTGAGCGGCGCAACATCGGCGttggccgactgccctcgagCGGTGCGCCGCGAGGCGGCCAGGGGAAGCAGGTGCCATCGTGGCTCTGGTTCGCTCAACACGCTGACGCGTCTTGTCCCCAGAACAAAACAAAAGGGGTGCGTACCTCGAAGTATTCTCCCcacaggcgcactaccccgaccgacgagttgcgCACTACAGCATCGATCGATCATATCAAGGGGtaaaatcgccgaaataccctttggccgaatcccatgactcgaccaaagcctcgggggctactgtcgggtaccacgattagggacaccctaatcggggtactaagatcaccctaaaaaaatgcaaacacatgttatgcgactgggcccacgaaggccaaCGGCCTctttccaatctggaagaaaggaaaggactcaaagaagcccaacatgcggcccatccgcaccccccttgGACTCGCGGGGAAATCTCcttctcgctcgagggctcccatcgagaccctcgactgcgccccgcatctccgcctcgctcgagggtagcgaatctgccctcgagcgggcaaaacatctccgcctcTCTCGAGGGTAgtgaacctaccctcgagcgggcaaataatctccgcctcgctcgaggccacccctcgacgaagAGGACAAACATCCTTGCCGCTCACCCGTCCATCGTACGGGGGCATTAAATACCAACCACTCCACAACGCCCAGGATAgatggcgtcaggccgccattccccacagtgacTGTGATCGGAGTcctgtccgccaactccggtcactgctccgccatcccggacactgtggcagcactgtggaacctgcgaTGCGGGACGAGATGTGCTCGGCACTGTTCCCGTTACTATTTTGCCAATTCCGGCCGTCcagactccacctcatcacatgtatggccccggacccgcctcccGCTCGAGgaggggtccggtgtcgccacgcgcCCCCCCGAAGAGGGATGCCCAGCACTAGCAGCAAGAGGCCtagacctcccccctcgaggtgtCCGGGATCTCCGTGTGGctcccggacctccttagtgcacacgccagcactccgtccagggggtcCGAGACCGCCGCCTGCCCCGCTACCGATGATGCATGTATACATGCAAGACCGTGACCTGCAGGGTCCACGGAATGCcaccacgccacatctggaggactgtacaccccacagcaacgaccacgccgcctgctggggctggcaggacgccggcgagatctccgcaagaccaaggacgatatacATGAccactgccacgcccgacgccatgccccacagtgtacttcctatagtattcgaccactgcacccccacgattcgggggaaaacgacgacttccacgttcccctgcgcatgtacaccgtccttccttgtgactataaaaggaggaggcatgcttcctttaagggggacgTTAGCTACCATCGCCACCTTGGACGTTGCGATCATCCTCACACGAGCACAACGCTCAGcactcgatattggcactcgcctcaatcagcttctcatctagcagagacctcggagcttccttccctctctcgcctagcctgtaccccctactacaggtacctccggtgcaagataatacagtgccctcgcacactcccttgctggacgtacggccccgtggccggaaccaggataaacccatgcgttactgtgttggctcttgcatcaacatctgggacgaggaaacacgcgtcatttactagttgggatccggacccccgggtcaggacgcCGACAGTATGCTCATATACTATTTCTAAGATACTTCGAATAGATATatgcgaaaaatttcaaaagtatccctattttttaaatatattataATTATACATTACTACtatatattaaaaataagtatgtccGTATATTTCATGTATGACCACATACCCAATGTATATACCATCATATATTGTCTAGTATGATAACATACTTCATATACATACTCTTCGTTGGATCAGATACATCATACATCATGAGATATACATGTGGAAGTAGCTACAAGCAAGTGTAgaaatattttttctatatataaatatataataaatcTATGGATTTAGAAAAATAGAACTATCTATATTTTAAAACGGAGGAAATAGCAATAAACATAAGCACCTTTTGGGATGAGATTTTTTTAACTCATCTTAGCATAAGTTGACATTAAAGATGATGGgctagtactccctccattcgaAACAGTAGATCTTTACAATTTGAACTGAAGGAAGTACACGCTAATACTCTCTCCGTTCTAACTTGTAAGTCCTTGCAATTATTTTAGAGTCAAACTATTTCTATGCTAgatcaaaattaaaaaatataaaaaattatggCACCAAATAGCTATAgatatatgaaaaaaaatccaTTCTACACTCGCTTGTAGCTACTCCCACATATATATCTCATGATGTATGATGTATCAGACCCAACAAAGAGTATATATGAATTATGTGACCATACTAGACAATATATGGTGGTATATACATTAGGTATGCAATCATACATGGAGTATATggacatacttatttttaatatataATAGTAATATATAAtcataatatatttaaaaaataagaatgtttttgaaatttttcgcatATATCTATTTGAAGTATCTTAGAATtagtatatgaacatactcaaaATGATAAATGAGTATGTGTACATACATATGGTGGTATACTGATGATGGGAGTAGTTATACGCGAGTGTAGAAAAAACTGATCCATATGTATATTATAAAAGTATATTTAATAAATaatctaataatacttatttggtatcataaatatttatattttattatataaatttgttcccatttgaaatATTTTAACTTTTCAAAATAATTGGAATAATTTACCATTTGAAATGGGGGAATTTTTTTTGGGgatttggaatattttttttttttggtagagCAGGGCTTGCAGCGCACGCTCTCCAGTCTCCTCCACTTGTTCCGTGCTCGGCATATATGCACCCTCAtccgcgccggccggcctccgcaATCGCAAGTGGGCCCGCGTTCCTCGTCTCGTTCGCCCACCATCCCGTGTCCCGCGAGGCCGCAGCCTGCCCGACGCCCGATCCCTCCGCAGGGCCCAGCGatgccggccggccagccgcaCGCgcacgaggccggcggcggcgggggcgggagcGGAGCCGCGAACCACTCCAACCACCACCCGGCGGCCcactcgccgccaccgccgccgcccgcgctcccCGCAGAGGTGGTGCCGGCGTACCCGCCCCCCGAGTCGGAGGACGACGAGACCTGGCTCTGGACCCAGATCAAGGCGGAGGCCCGCCGCGACGCGGACGCGGAGCCGGCGCTCGCCTCTTTCCTCTACGCCACCGTGCTGTCCCACCCGTCCCTGCCGCGCTCCCTCTCCTTCCACCTCGCCAACAAGCTCTGCTCCTCCACCCTCCTCTCCACGCTCCTCTACGACCTCTTCCTCGCCACGCTCGCCGCGCACCcctccctccgcgccgccgtcgtcgccgacctcctcgccgcccgctcccgcgaCCCCGCCTGCGTCGGGTTCTCGCACTGCCTCCTCAACTACAAGGGGTTCCTCGCCATCCAGGCCCACCGCATCGCGCACGTGCTCTGGGCGCAGCAGCGCCGCCccctcgcgctcgcgctccaGTCCCGCGTCGCCGACGTCTTCGCCGTCGacatccaccccgccgccgtcgtaGGGAAGGGCATCCTCCTCGACCACGCCACTGGTGTCGTTATCGGTGAGACGGCCGTCGTCGGCGACAACGTCTCGATCCTACATCACGTCACCTTGGGTGGGACTGGGAAGGCGGTGGGCGACCGGCACCCCAAGATTGGGGATGGTGTGCTGATTGGCGCAGCAGCAACGATTCTTGGTAACGTGAAAATTGGCTCCGGGGCTAAGATTGGGGCTGGATCCGTAGTGCTGATAGATGTGCCGGCGAGGAGCACGGCGGTGGGGAACCCTGCCAGGTTGATTGGTGGGAAGAAGTCCGAGGGTGAGAAGGATGAGGACATGCCGGGGGAGTCCATGGATCACACATCCTTCATACGGCAATGGTCGGACTACACCATATGAGATCAATTTTCCAAGGTCTTTTACTCTTCCTCTGTATCATTAGTAATGGTGATGTACTAGTGATGTACTCCACTTTGTTGTGTGCTATGGTTTTGTCTGCGATGAACTGTATTGTAGAAGCATAGATTTGACGATCAGTCGTTTTGTCAGCTGATTGTGCCATGCTCAGATACTGATAAATTGTGGTTGATGAATGAATAAAGCTGTATGTCCATAGATGAGTTGGTTGAATTTTGCGACTTGCCTTGTGAATCAAGCTCCAAGGACAGAGGATATCTCATCTGATGGAGTTTTGTTATTCTATATTCTGTTGTTTCTCTGATTTGGAAAGGTTTTGTGTCTTGAACAATTGAATGTGGTGCATTGTTCCCTCTTGTAGAAGATACTAGTCATAGAATAATTGAATCTTTTTGTTTTTCAAGTTCATTCTGTAAATCAGCCTGCTTTACTACACAAACATGTCTTTAAACGTAGTTCTGGGTTAGTTTTAGCAGCAACACTATCATTCCTTTCCCTGGAAGCAAAAAGTAGTACTTCCTGCACTGTTACTCTTAGCTGTTTTTCTTTTGGGTAAAATGTTCAGCGGCGGCTTTTTTGTTTGCTTGGAACATTTATTAAAATTGCTGCAGATCTGCTGCGAAAATTTTAAAACCTTCATACATTATAAGTAACTTTTCTTTCATCTGGTACTATGGATGTGGCTGTAGCCATTCCCCTTAACGTTTACATGTTTTCTTATCCATTCATTTCTGGTAGGACATCTGGTATAGTTTCCCTATCATTAAGGTATACATGCTATGTCTGTCTGGTGGGAGTATTTAATTACCGAATTTGTATTAACATTTTGATAATCCTTTTCTTTAGATGTGTTTCTGTTATTTTTATTTAGTTATTTTCTGTACCGATTAATGTCCAATGTTAAAAGTTAAACAGTGTGAAAGGTACTGCAGTTCAAATCAAACGTTGTCGGTCGAATCTCAACACTAGGGACATGTATATATAAAAAGTaactcttcaaaaaaaaattctgtgTCTAATTATGTTGTTTTGTGAAAATACTGAAACCTTGGTAGTGTTAGAATTATATGGAATAGGTGACAAATAGTAAGGGTGCTAGGTCAGTTGGTCTAGTCACTCTAACGGCTCCCTCAGGTCCTGAGTTTGACTCACAATGGGAGCAAATTTCGGACTTGAGGGTAAAAAGTCCTCTCGCCATCCCGTATGCCAAAGCACTGGTTAAGAGACGGTCTGCCCCAAAAATCTGAAGACCGTGTGTGGCCCAGGTGGTTGGGGCCATGCGTGCGCCTTGAGCGCTGTGGTCTAGGGGGGCGCCTTCCGGGCTACGTCTCCCAGTGTAAGGGCGGGGCCAGGTTCGAGGGTTTTCTCGGTGGAAGATGGCCTTCTTCTTACAATAATGCAGGCCGAGTTTTGTAACAAACAGTAAATATTTATTCTTGTCTAGCTTCTGTTTTGTGCTATCTGTTCAAACTTCTGTGCAGTTTGTCGTAGATAGTCCTTGCACGAGGGGATTTTGTATGTAGTAATAGCGGGAATCTGATCTAAAGAAAACTGTTACAGAAAAAGTGGACACCTGGTAGTTAATGAAGAACCTCTATCATGCTCATGTGCTCTGGTCATCTGAGTAGTAGATGTTCAAGACTGACTTACCGTGCTTTGCATTGTAAGAATAGTTCACCAAACATTGATTATCATAATTTCAACATGTATATAATTGGTGCGCTTACAACAACAAATATTCAACAGACAGTTGCATTTTCTGCCTATC containing:
- the LOC120664825 gene encoding probable serine acetyltransferase 5; the encoded protein is MPAGQPHAHEAGGGGGGSGAANHSNHHPAAHSPPPPPPALPAEVVPAYPPPESEDDETWLWTQIKAEARRDADAEPALASFLYATVLSHPSLPRSLSFHLANKLCSSTLLSTLLYDLFLATLAAHPSLRAAVVADLLAARSRDPACVGFSHCLLNYKGFLAIQAHRIAHVLWAQQRRPLALALQSRVADVFAVDIHPAAVVGKGILLDHATGVVIGETAVVGDNVSILHHVTLGGTGKAVGDRHPKIGDGVLIGAAATILGNVKIGSGAKIGAGSVVLIDVPARSTAVGNPARLIGGKKSEGEKDEDMPGESMDHTSFIRQWSDYTI